The genomic region CCGGTCTGCTCGCCTCCCGCCTGTGGCTGGTGGACCCGGTGACGGTCAGCTCGGAAAGCATGGAACCGACCCTGCCCAAGGGCAGCACGGTGCTGATGTTCAAGCCCGGGCCGGCGTTGGGTTCCCTCAGGACCCGAGACCTGGTGGTGTTCACGAGCCCGGAGGACGGGAACCCTGCTGTGAAGCGGGCCATTGCCTTCGGGGGCCAAACCGTTGCCATCGAGGATTCGATGCTGGTGGTGGACGGGATCCCGCAGGCCGAGCCGGGGATCGACCACAGCCGCATTGACGGCACCTACTTTGGTCCCGTCACGGTGCCTGCCGGGCACGTCTTCGTCCTGGGCGACAACCGGGCAGGTTCCATCGACTCACGCACCTATGGGAGCGTGCCGTTGGAATCGCTGCAGGCAACGGTGCTGTGGCCCTTCGGCCGCTGAGGCAGATGCCCTGCCAAAAAGAATAAGTATGCTGGGAATCAACCTGGCCGGCTGCCCGGCCGGCCAGGCATGGAAACCCATCGGTGACGGCAGCGGAGGAAGACATGAAAGCATCCGAGACTCTGGCCAGCAATCTGCAGAAGGTCCTCACCGACCTGGTCGAGCTGCACGTTCAGGGCAAGCAGGCGCACTGGAACCTGGTGGGCACCAACTTTCGCGACCTGCATCTGCAGCTGGACGAGATCGTGGACAGTGCCCGGCTGCTCGCCGACCAGACCGCTGAGCGCATGCGTTCGCTCCACGCACTTCCGGACGGCCGGAGCGCCACCGTCTCGTCCGGCACCAGACTGGAACAGTATCCTGCCGGCCTGACCGTCACCAAGGACACCGCCAAGCTCATTACCGCGAGGCTCGAACAAACGGTCAAGACCATCCGCGAGGTCCACGACGACGTGGATGAAGAAGATCCCACGAGCGCGGACCTCCTGCACGAGGCCATCACCCGGCTTGAGCAGCTGGCTTGGATGGTCAACGCGGAAGTGATGCCGGCCTCGGCCTCGGTGACCACAGCCGAAAAGGAATAGCAGCGCCATGACCTGGCCATACCGCTTGTCAGCGGACGACTTGTCAGCAGACGACCT from Arthrobacter globiformis harbors:
- the lepB gene encoding signal peptidase I, coding for MLLAAGLLASRLWLVDPVTVSSESMEPTLPKGSTVLMFKPGPALGSLRTRDLVVFTSPEDGNPAVKRAIAFGGQTVAIEDSMLVVDGIPQAEPGIDHSRIDGTYFGPVTVPAGHVFVLGDNRAGSIDSRTYGSVPLESLQATVLWPFGR
- a CDS encoding Dps family protein; the encoded protein is MKASETLASNLQKVLTDLVELHVQGKQAHWNLVGTNFRDLHLQLDEIVDSARLLADQTAERMRSLHALPDGRSATVSSGTRLEQYPAGLTVTKDTAKLITARLEQTVKTIREVHDDVDEEDPTSADLLHEAITRLEQLAWMVNAEVMPASASVTTAEKE